The proteins below come from a single Syntrophorhabdaceae bacterium genomic window:
- a CDS encoding chemotaxis protein CheX, with translation MTMDVKYINPFIMAAKNVFTTMLSMDLMMGKPNLKDVRTTSGDVTGIMGLVGDKKGTLCISFRDKGALFVFKTLIGDECDSVTPDVVDAVGELTNIISGVARGEFEKAGINLKAAIPMVVVGKNVEMNFITRIPIISLPFNFSVNNGENEVMFLDFSFE, from the coding sequence ATGACAATGGATGTCAAATATATAAACCCTTTTATTATGGCTGCAAAGAATGTTTTCACAACTATGCTCAGTATGGATCTGATGATGGGCAAACCAAACCTGAAAGATGTGAGGACAACCTCCGGGGATGTCACAGGTATAATGGGGCTTGTCGGTGATAAGAAAGGGACCCTCTGTATCAGCTTCAGGGATAAGGGCGCGCTTTTTGTCTTCAAGACCCTGATAGGCGATGAATGTGATTCCGTTACGCCTGATGTGGTAGATGCCGTAGGAGAACTGACGAACATCATATCAGGTGTAGCAAGAGGTGAGTTCGAGAAGGCCGGTATAAACCTCAAGGCGGCAATACCGATGGTTGTTGTTGGTAAAAACGTGGAAATGAACTTTATCACCAGGATACCGATCATTTCACTGCCGTTCAATTTCTCCGTCAATAACGGTGAGAACGAGGTTATGTTCCTCGATTTTTCCTTTGAGTGA
- a CDS encoding response regulator produces the protein YMKVLVVDDFATMRKIIKNVLKQINVDSVLEAENGKHALTVLKGDTVDLIISDWIMPEMTGIEFLKACKQDEEIKKIPFIMVTAEAQKDNIMEAIKSGVDNYIVKPFTPEKLKDAIDKAKARAAQ, from the coding sequence TTATATGAAAGTCCTTGTGGTTGATGACTTTGCAACAATGAGAAAGATCATCAAGAACGTGTTGAAACAGATCAACGTGGATAGTGTTTTAGAGGCAGAGAACGGGAAACATGCCCTTACGGTTCTGAAAGGCGATACCGTCGATCTCATAATAAGCGACTGGATCATGCCCGAGATGACCGGGATAGAATTCCTGAAGGCCTGCAAGCAGGATGAAGAAATTAAGAAGATCCCTTTTATTATGGTAACTGCCGAGGCACAGAAGGACAATATCATGGAGGCAATTAAATCAGGCGTTGATAATTATATCGTTAAGCCCTTTACCCCTGAGAAACTGAAAGACGCTATTGATAAAGCAAAAGCCCGCGCGGCACAATAA
- a CDS encoding putative hydro-lyase yields MKYDDPKKIRAMIRRGQWKKPTAGLAPGYAQANLVILPQRYAFDFLLFCQRNPKPCPLLEVLEPGQFTTIFLSSGADIRTDLPLYNVYRKGKLQKAVPEIRELWQEDFITFLIGCSYSFEEVLIRAKIPVRHIEEGRNVPMYITNIPCNTAGIFRGTLVVSMRPLPVDKIVPAVRITSRYSSVHGGPVHIGDPAAIGIRNIKRPDFGEAVTIGKDEVPLFWACGVTPQVAVMNAKPDICITHAPGHMFISDVLNEELANQ; encoded by the coding sequence ATGAAATATGATGATCCAAAAAAAATAAGGGCTATGATCCGGAGGGGTCAATGGAAAAAACCGACTGCCGGGCTCGCCCCCGGCTATGCGCAGGCTAATCTTGTCATATTGCCGCAAAGGTATGCCTTTGACTTTCTCCTTTTCTGCCAGAGGAATCCAAAGCCGTGCCCGCTCCTTGAGGTGCTGGAGCCAGGTCAGTTTACAACCATCTTTTTATCTTCAGGAGCCGATATCCGCACTGATCTTCCCCTCTATAATGTTTACAGAAAAGGAAAGCTGCAGAAGGCTGTTCCCGAAATAAGGGAACTCTGGCAGGAGGATTTCATCACATTCCTCATCGGTTGCAGTTATTCTTTTGAAGAGGTACTTATACGGGCAAAGATACCTGTCCGTCACATCGAGGAAGGGAGAAACGTACCCATGTATATAACGAATATCCCCTGCAATACTGCCGGTATCTTCAGGGGGACGCTCGTTGTTTCCATGAGACCCCTGCCTGTTGACAAGATCGTACCCGCTGTCCGGATCACCTCGCGATATTCCTCGGTTCATGGCGGACCGGTCCACATCGGGGACCCGGCAGCAATCGGGATCCGGAACATTAAGCGACCGGATTTCGGAGAAGCAGTGACCATCGGCAAAGATGAAGTACCCCTGTTCTGGGCTTGTGGTGTGACGCCCCAGGTTGCGGTGATGAATGCAAAACCGGATATCTGCATTACCCATGCCCCCGGACATATGTTTATTTCCGACGTCCTCAACGAAGAGCTGGCAAACCAGTAG